In a single window of the Neodiprion virginianus isolate iyNeoVirg1 chromosome 1, iyNeoVirg1.1, whole genome shotgun sequence genome:
- the LOC124310365 gene encoding radial spoke head protein 3 homolog A isoform X1, protein MPAGISALAPSNPETFNLGDKELPAFTILQKDGLDSSLPLLHAEDDMDFEMSNKIISQNLYNQKQFSRSNDHLLLASLQNQQSNPLKAKHSKSQGNLNRDKPEVKAPMILSTEDFTEVLNAKLRKVREEEDHGKSRKLYTGNNNNFISRKPFITTVKTGEFLMPPPEVASLLGIAVNSSSNSGDDPSPRAKFRPLNLLTKKPEIRHQSHHSRCQAALKATTDFSMALVNSAAPASEPNRWKRSAPPTQTEQAPMPRALPKKLEPIPSTILPNRDQPVPFGNIMFDRRVVRGSTFASTPMPVDSEQSQAALQAEARRRQLARRRAQTQASRALHLRIGSPPPVSGRKHEPVQTETYLEELFEKPDEFDIGTQTDHFLDRPPTPLYCPAKVGTDQCTQIYPGDLFDYDVEVQPIIEVLVGKTIEQSLIEVLEEEEVATLREQQRKFLELREAEKAEAQRLEEQERRLREEKCRRLKQHEEAVNTQLETEERVAAAVLLTGYIAELLPAVLEGLKMSGFLLDEIKADVEEGFMPWLMKEVKKEMGNMIESRELLMDIIREILENRAETYRRLGEDYDASRDQLDLEEQDEGEGEGDTRDVDFVDYEPPALDDVNPA, encoded by the exons ATGCCAGCTGGCATTTCGGCGTTGGCACCCTCAAATCCGGAGACCTTCAACCTCGGCGACAAAGAACTACCAGCGTTTACCATCCTCCAGAAGGATGGCCTCGACTCTTCGCTACCTTTGCTACACGCCGAAGACGACATGGATTTCGAAatgtcgaataaaattatttctcaaaatttgTACAACCAGAAACAGTTTAGCAGATCGAACGATCACCTGCTACTGGCGAGCCTCCAGAACCAGCAATCAAATCCGCTGAAAGCCAAGCACAGTAAAAGCCAGGGGAATCTCAATAGAGATAAGCCTGAAGTTAAAGCTCCAATGATTCTGTCGACCGAAGATTTCACCGAAGTCTTGAACGCCAAGCTACGAAAGgtacgagaagaagaagatcaCGGTAAATCGAGAAAACTTTACACCggtaacaacaataatttcatatcGAGAAAGCCTTTCATCACAACGGTGAAAACCGGTGAATTCCTGATGCCGCCACCGGAAGTAGCTTCTCTCCTTGGCATAGCTGTGAACAGCAGCTCTAACAGCGGGGACGATCCAAGTCCAAGGGCAAAGTTCCGGCCGTTGAACTTGCTGACAAAAAAGCCGGAAATCAGACACCAAAGTCATCACTCGAGGTGCCAAGCCGCCCTGAAGGCGACCACGGATTTCTCAATGGCTTTGGTGAACTCGGCAGCGCCGGCGTCGGAGCCGAATAGGTGGAAGAGGAGCGCGCCACCGACGCAAAC CGAACAAGCACCAATGCCTAGAGCGTTACCGAAAAAATTGGAACCGATCCCGAGCACCATTCTGCCGAACCG TGATCAACCGGTTCCCTTCGGGAACATTATGTTCGATCGTCGCGTCGTTCGCGGGAGTACTTTCGCCTCAACTCCGATGCCT GTGGACAGTGAACAATCGCAGGCCGCGCTTCAGGCGGAAGCCAGGCGTCGACAACTCGCGAGAAGACGGGCACAGACTCAGGCGAGTCGAGCGTTGCACTTACGGATCGGTTCTCCACCGCCGGTTTCCGGTAGGAAACACGAACCGGTGCAGACGGAAACCTACCTCGAAGAG CTATTTGAAAAACCGGACGAATTCGACATCGGCACGCAGACCGATCACTTCCTCGATCGACCACCAACGCCTCTCTATTGTCCGGCGAAAGTTGGAACGGATCAGTGTACTCAGATATACCCTGGTGAC TTATTCGACTACGATGTCGAGGTGCAGCCTATCATTGAGGTACTGGTTGGGAAGACCATCGAACAATCGCTCATCGAGgttctcgaagaggaagaagttGCGACCTTGCGGGAGCAGCAACGGAAATTCCTGGAGCTGCGGGAGGCAGAAAAGGCAGAAGCACAGCGTCTCGAGGAACAAGAGAGACGATTACGCGAAGAGAAA TGCCGACGTCTGAAGCAACACGAGGAAGCGGTAAATACCCAGTTGGAGACAGAAGAGAGGGTAGCTGCGGCAGTTCTTCTAACGGGATACATCGCAGAACTTTTACCGGCAGTCCTGGAGGGATTAAAGATGTCAGGGTTCCTGCTGGATGAAATCAAAGCAG ACGTCGAGGAGGGCTTCATGCCGTGGCTGATGAAGGAGGTGAAAAAAGAGATGGGCAACATGATCGAGAGCCGAGAGTTGCTGATGG ATATCATCAGAGAGATACTGGAGAATCGTGCTGAGACGTATCGTCGCCTGGGCGAAGATTACGACGCCTCCAGAGACCAGCTCGACCTTGAGGAACAGGACGAGGGTGAAGGCGAGGGCGACACTCGGGACGTGGACTTCGTCGATTACGAGCCCCCAGCCCTGGACGACGTCAATCCAGCTTAG
- the LOC124310365 gene encoding radial spoke head protein 3 homolog isoform X2, with protein MPAGISALAPSNPETFNLGDKELPAFTILQKDGLDSSLPLLHAEDDMDFEMSNKIISQNLYNQKQFSRSNDHLLLASLQNQQSNPLKAKHSKSQGNLNRDKPEVKAPMILSTEDFTEVLNAKLRKVREEEDHGKSRKLYTGNNNNFISRKPFITTVKTGEFLMPPPEVASLLGIAVNSSSNSGDDPSPRAKFRPLNLLTKKPEIRHQSHHSRCQAALKATTDFSMALVNSAAPASEPNRWKRSAPPTQTDQPVPFGNIMFDRRVVRGSTFASTPMPVDSEQSQAALQAEARRRQLARRRAQTQASRALHLRIGSPPPVSGRKHEPVQTETYLEELFEKPDEFDIGTQTDHFLDRPPTPLYCPAKVGTDQCTQIYPGDLFDYDVEVQPIIEVLVGKTIEQSLIEVLEEEEVATLREQQRKFLELREAEKAEAQRLEEQERRLREEKCRRLKQHEEAVNTQLETEERVAAAVLLTGYIAELLPAVLEGLKMSGFLLDEIKADVEEGFMPWLMKEVKKEMGNMIESRELLMDIIREILENRAETYRRLGEDYDASRDQLDLEEQDEGEGEGDTRDVDFVDYEPPALDDVNPA; from the exons ATGCCAGCTGGCATTTCGGCGTTGGCACCCTCAAATCCGGAGACCTTCAACCTCGGCGACAAAGAACTACCAGCGTTTACCATCCTCCAGAAGGATGGCCTCGACTCTTCGCTACCTTTGCTACACGCCGAAGACGACATGGATTTCGAAatgtcgaataaaattatttctcaaaatttgTACAACCAGAAACAGTTTAGCAGATCGAACGATCACCTGCTACTGGCGAGCCTCCAGAACCAGCAATCAAATCCGCTGAAAGCCAAGCACAGTAAAAGCCAGGGGAATCTCAATAGAGATAAGCCTGAAGTTAAAGCTCCAATGATTCTGTCGACCGAAGATTTCACCGAAGTCTTGAACGCCAAGCTACGAAAGgtacgagaagaagaagatcaCGGTAAATCGAGAAAACTTTACACCggtaacaacaataatttcatatcGAGAAAGCCTTTCATCACAACGGTGAAAACCGGTGAATTCCTGATGCCGCCACCGGAAGTAGCTTCTCTCCTTGGCATAGCTGTGAACAGCAGCTCTAACAGCGGGGACGATCCAAGTCCAAGGGCAAAGTTCCGGCCGTTGAACTTGCTGACAAAAAAGCCGGAAATCAGACACCAAAGTCATCACTCGAGGTGCCAAGCCGCCCTGAAGGCGACCACGGATTTCTCAATGGCTTTGGTGAACTCGGCAGCGCCGGCGTCGGAGCCGAATAGGTGGAAGAGGAGCGCGCCACCGACGCAAAC TGATCAACCGGTTCCCTTCGGGAACATTATGTTCGATCGTCGCGTCGTTCGCGGGAGTACTTTCGCCTCAACTCCGATGCCT GTGGACAGTGAACAATCGCAGGCCGCGCTTCAGGCGGAAGCCAGGCGTCGACAACTCGCGAGAAGACGGGCACAGACTCAGGCGAGTCGAGCGTTGCACTTACGGATCGGTTCTCCACCGCCGGTTTCCGGTAGGAAACACGAACCGGTGCAGACGGAAACCTACCTCGAAGAG CTATTTGAAAAACCGGACGAATTCGACATCGGCACGCAGACCGATCACTTCCTCGATCGACCACCAACGCCTCTCTATTGTCCGGCGAAAGTTGGAACGGATCAGTGTACTCAGATATACCCTGGTGAC TTATTCGACTACGATGTCGAGGTGCAGCCTATCATTGAGGTACTGGTTGGGAAGACCATCGAACAATCGCTCATCGAGgttctcgaagaggaagaagttGCGACCTTGCGGGAGCAGCAACGGAAATTCCTGGAGCTGCGGGAGGCAGAAAAGGCAGAAGCACAGCGTCTCGAGGAACAAGAGAGACGATTACGCGAAGAGAAA TGCCGACGTCTGAAGCAACACGAGGAAGCGGTAAATACCCAGTTGGAGACAGAAGAGAGGGTAGCTGCGGCAGTTCTTCTAACGGGATACATCGCAGAACTTTTACCGGCAGTCCTGGAGGGATTAAAGATGTCAGGGTTCCTGCTGGATGAAATCAAAGCAG ACGTCGAGGAGGGCTTCATGCCGTGGCTGATGAAGGAGGTGAAAAAAGAGATGGGCAACATGATCGAGAGCCGAGAGTTGCTGATGG ATATCATCAGAGAGATACTGGAGAATCGTGCTGAGACGTATCGTCGCCTGGGCGAAGATTACGACGCCTCCAGAGACCAGCTCGACCTTGAGGAACAGGACGAGGGTGAAGGCGAGGGCGACACTCGGGACGTGGACTTCGTCGATTACGAGCCCCCAGCCCTGGACGACGTCAATCCAGCTTAG
- the LOC124310371 gene encoding zinc finger protein 177-like isoform X2 produces MFVNEILNLHGYYMYSVMAQSNLMKSLATLRNTISHRFSQSSVIATTALPHDAATEIVEMDRFKESRNLPIRNVEVIFIDGYIRLAKGQESLSSSWLKMVELAKDCQSCNVLLGLAEKGQTTYMCLQCSTLFEYPNPLKLHMALHCDKFELSYLWTLLADEFEKAEPESLSTDAVLPATTLFEFKLTGPPTTSPQQISPILGDTLRIDSTNDSPSSSIGILPVVENLSSGNSAFKPYLQPALQNNLAVSIYSPEVRSCGSTVVQPAYQVPQIQLAPELHAAQMETIASNLGKSKQGHLCIYCGKVYSRKYGLKIHIRTHTGYKPLKCKHCLRAFGDPSNLNKHVRLHAEGDTPYKCELCGKILVRRRDLERHIKSRHQEGAENMAVTDASSDAMDVE; encoded by the exons ATGTTCGTCAACGAAATACTGAACCTTCACGGATATTACATGTATTCCGTAATGGCTCAAAGTAACCTAATGAAGAGCTTAGCGACCCTGCGGAATACAATTTCTCATAGGTTTTCCCAATCTTCAGTGATAGCCACAACGGCTTTACCTCACGATGCCGCGACAGAGATCGTCGAAATGGATCGGTTCAAGGAGAGTCGCAACTTGCCAATTCGAAAC GTAGAGGTTATTTTCATCGATGGATATATCCGTCTCGCGAAAGGACAAGAGAGCTTGAGTTCGAGTTGGTTGAAAATGGTTGAACTCGCCAAGGACTGTCAGAGCTGCAACGTTCTATTGGGCTTGGCGGAAAAAG GTCAAACCACCTACATGTGTCTGCAATGCAGCACCTTATTCGAATATCCAAACCCGCTGAAGCTGCACATGGCGCTTCACTGCGACAAGTTCGAACTCTCCTATCTCTGGACTCTTTTGGCCGACGAGTTTGAAAAGGCTGAGCCGGAAAGTTTATCCACGGACGCAGTGTTGCCAGCGACGACATTGTTCGAATTCAAACTGACCGGCCCGCCGACGACATCACCCCAGCAGATTTCACCAATCCTAGGTGACACTTTACGAATCGATTCGACAAATGACTCCCCAAGTTCTTCGATCGGGATTTTACCGGTCGTCGAAAACTTGAGCTCGGGAAATTCCGCGTTCAAGCCCTATTTGCAACCCGCGTTGCAGAATAATCTCGCGGTGTCAATTTACTCACCGGAAGTAAGGAGCTGCGGATCCACGGTGGTCCAGCCTGCGTATCAAGTGCCGCAGATTCAATTGGCACCGGAACTACACGCGGCGCAGATGGAGACGATCGCGAGTAATCTTGGCAAATCGAAGCAGGGACACCTTTGCATATACTGCGGCAAGGTTTACTCACGAAAATACGGACTTAAGATACACATCAG AACCCACACTGGATATAAGCCTCTGAAGTGTAAGCACTGTCTACGAGCTTTCGGAGATCCGAGTAATCTCAATAAACACGTTCGGCTGCACGCAGAGGGTGACACGCCTTACAAGTGCGAACTCTGCGGCAAGATCTTGGTAAGACGGAGAGACCTCGAACGTCACATAAAATCAAGACACCAGGAAGGAGCGGAGAACATGGCAGTGACAGATGCATCATCCGACGCCATGGACGTCGAATGA
- the LOC124310371 gene encoding PR domain zinc finger protein 13-like isoform X1: protein MFVNEILNLHGYYMYSVMAQSNLMKSLATLRNTISHRFSQSSVIATTALPHDAATEIVEMDRFKESRNLPIRNVEVIFIDGYIRLAKGQESLSSSWLKMVELAKDCQSCNVLLGLAEKGVIIRTIRYIAPGEELLLWFSDKVLAMLNIPFLVPANIQRQTTYMCLQCSTLFEYPNPLKLHMALHCDKFELSYLWTLLADEFEKAEPESLSTDAVLPATTLFEFKLTGPPTTSPQQISPILGDTLRIDSTNDSPSSSIGILPVVENLSSGNSAFKPYLQPALQNNLAVSIYSPEVRSCGSTVVQPAYQVPQIQLAPELHAAQMETIASNLGKSKQGHLCIYCGKVYSRKYGLKIHIRTHTGYKPLKCKHCLRAFGDPSNLNKHVRLHAEGDTPYKCELCGKILVRRRDLERHIKSRHQEGAENMAVTDASSDAMDVE, encoded by the exons ATGTTCGTCAACGAAATACTGAACCTTCACGGATATTACATGTATTCCGTAATGGCTCAAAGTAACCTAATGAAGAGCTTAGCGACCCTGCGGAATACAATTTCTCATAGGTTTTCCCAATCTTCAGTGATAGCCACAACGGCTTTACCTCACGATGCCGCGACAGAGATCGTCGAAATGGATCGGTTCAAGGAGAGTCGCAACTTGCCAATTCGAAAC GTAGAGGTTATTTTCATCGATGGATATATCCGTCTCGCGAAAGGACAAGAGAGCTTGAGTTCGAGTTGGTTGAAAATGGTTGAACTCGCCAAGGACTGTCAGAGCTGCAACGTTCTATTGGGCTTGGCGGAAAAAGGTGTGATCATAAGAACAATCCGGTATATTGCACCCGGCGAAGAACTGCTTTTATGGTTTAGTGATAAAGTTCTGGCAATGTTAAACATACCGTTCCTCGTTCCAGCCAATATTCAGC GTCAAACCACCTACATGTGTCTGCAATGCAGCACCTTATTCGAATATCCAAACCCGCTGAAGCTGCACATGGCGCTTCACTGCGACAAGTTCGAACTCTCCTATCTCTGGACTCTTTTGGCCGACGAGTTTGAAAAGGCTGAGCCGGAAAGTTTATCCACGGACGCAGTGTTGCCAGCGACGACATTGTTCGAATTCAAACTGACCGGCCCGCCGACGACATCACCCCAGCAGATTTCACCAATCCTAGGTGACACTTTACGAATCGATTCGACAAATGACTCCCCAAGTTCTTCGATCGGGATTTTACCGGTCGTCGAAAACTTGAGCTCGGGAAATTCCGCGTTCAAGCCCTATTTGCAACCCGCGTTGCAGAATAATCTCGCGGTGTCAATTTACTCACCGGAAGTAAGGAGCTGCGGATCCACGGTGGTCCAGCCTGCGTATCAAGTGCCGCAGATTCAATTGGCACCGGAACTACACGCGGCGCAGATGGAGACGATCGCGAGTAATCTTGGCAAATCGAAGCAGGGACACCTTTGCATATACTGCGGCAAGGTTTACTCACGAAAATACGGACTTAAGATACACATCAG AACCCACACTGGATATAAGCCTCTGAAGTGTAAGCACTGTCTACGAGCTTTCGGAGATCCGAGTAATCTCAATAAACACGTTCGGCTGCACGCAGAGGGTGACACGCCTTACAAGTGCGAACTCTGCGGCAAGATCTTGGTAAGACGGAGAGACCTCGAACGTCACATAAAATCAAGACACCAGGAAGGAGCGGAGAACATGGCAGTGACAGATGCATCATCCGACGCCATGGACGTCGAATGA
- the LOC124310374 gene encoding ATP synthase subunit delta, mitochondrial, whose amino-acid sequence MATISRTLRPFLRSVRSHVRNYAEALRDDQMKFTFAGANQVFYDTKPVRQVDVPSFSGAFGILPKHVPTLAVLKPGVVTVYEEDGTVKKVFVSSGSVTINDDSSVQILAEEAHPVENLDNGAAKEILSKAQQELSSASSDKDKAAAAIAVEVAEALVSATQ is encoded by the exons ATGGCAACCATCTCTCGTACTCTTCGCCCATTCCTAAGGTCAGTCCGAAGTCATGTCAGAAATTACGCCGAGGCATTAAGGGATGATCAGATGAAATTCACCTTTGCTGGTGCGAACCag GTATTTTATGATACAAAACCAGTCCGCCAAGTGGACGTGCCATCGTTTTCCGGAGCCTTTGGTATTTTGCCAAAACATGTGCCGACTCTGGCCGTCCTTAAACCAGGAGTAGTCACAGTATATGAAGAGGATGGCACAGTTAAGAAGGTATTCGTTTCATCCGGAAGCGTCACAATTAACGATGATTCTAGCGTACAG ATTCTGGCAGAGGAAGCCCATCCAGTAGAAAATCTGGATAACGGAGCTGCCAAAGAAATCCTCTCCAAGGCCCAACAAGAATTGTCCTCTGCCTCTTCAGATAAAGACAAGGCAGCGGCAGCGATTGCAGTCGAAGTTGCTGAAGCTCTTGTTTCTGCTACACAATGa
- the LOC124310372 gene encoding reticulon-4-interacting protein 1, mitochondrial-like, translating into MMFVLRITTIGARPVVRCSRIRCLSQLSRRYKENSETKMQAWQIHSYGGLSDLKLSEVRIPIIRKPGDVLIKVEASSINPIDISMSRGFGATIFNALRKIKAMKLDFDGQIEFPLTLGRDFCGVVVSKGLDVGDRLKLGEEVWGVVPLEEQGCHAEYVVVDSKLVNPRPQNLSYTEASSILYAGLTAWSALWITGGLSCKVNIPTYQNKRILVLGASGGVGTLAIQLLKAWNMQVVATCSTDAVELVEQLGAHVVIDYNDQRADTKIAEEGPYDIILDCCKQGIHTVRAKGYSYNTYITLNSPMLKNFDDFGVIGGSVKNIGDVIKDNVPFFKDKTSVKWGFFVPSQKGINMIQNFVEKKKIVPVIEKVYPFSELPQAYERVDKGHLRGKIVIDMK; encoded by the exons ATGATGTTTGTCTTGCGAATAACGACGATAGGTGCGAGGCCAGTAGTTCGGTGTTCGCGAATACGTTGTTTGTCACAACTGTCAAGAAGGTATAAAGAGAATAGTGAGACAAAAATGCAAGCCTGGCAGATACACTCCTACGGGGGTTTGTCAGATCTCAAATTATCCGAAGTCAGAATACCGATAATACGGAAACCCGGGGACGTATTAATAAAGGTTGAAGCGAGCAGCATCAATCCCATTGATATTTCCATGTCCC GAGGCTTCGGCGCAACCATTTTCAATGCACTGCGTAAGATAAAAGCTATGAAACTCGACTTCGATGGACAGATAGAATTTCCCTTGACATTAGGGAGAGATTTTTGTGGAGTCGTTGTATCGAAAGGGCTCGATGTCGGAGACAGATTAAAACTTGGTGAAGAAGTGTGGGGAGTTGTTCCCCTCGAAGAACAGGGATGCCACGCCGAATACGTTGTTGTGGATAGTAAATTG gTTAATCCACGGCCACAAAATTTATCGTATACTGAAGCCTCCAGTATTTTGTATGCAGGACTCACTGCGTGGTCTGCGTTATGGATAACGGGAGGCTTGTCATGCAAAGTTAATATACCAACATATCAGAATAAGAGGATCCTTGTTCTCGGTGCATCTGGTGGTGTCGGTACCTTAGCTATTCAACTGTTGAAAGCCTGGAATATGCAG gtaGTGGCAACGTGTAGCACTGACGCGGTAGAACTGGTAGAACAACTTGGAGCCCACGTGGTCATTGATTATAATGACCAGCGTGCCGATACCAAAATCGCTGAAGAAGGGCC ATATGACATTATTTTGGACTGCTGTAAACAAGGAATACACACGGTCCGAGCTAAAGGCTATTCTTACAACACGTACATAACTTTGAACTCGCCAATGTTGAAGAATTTTGATGACTTCGGTGTGATAGGTGGATCAGTAAAAAATATAGGAGATGTGATCAAAGACAATGTTCCTTTTTTCAAAGATAAGACTTCAGTGAAGTGGGGATTTTTCGTTCCATCTCAGAAGGGGATTAATATGATTCAAAActtcgtagaaaaaaaaaag attgtaCCTGTGATTGAAAAGGTTTATCCATTTTCCGAGTTACCTCAAGCTTATGAAAGAGTAGATAAAGGCCATCTACGTGGCAAAATCGTAATTGATATGAAGTAG